A region of the Paenibacillus sp. J23TS9 genome:
ATCCGGTCAGACCAGGATTTGCCGCGTGCCAACGCTGTTTTGCCCACAATCACGTTCCCCCTTTCCATAAATGTTAGATCAATGCTGCGATCCTACGATCAGGTTATTACAAAATCCTCGTTATAATAGGCTCTCCTTGGTTGTACGCTTGAATATGCCGTTAATGGTGAATAAGAGCACAACGCTGATCACCGAGTTGAATATGTTAATGGCCGTACCAAAGGAATAGCGTGCCATACCGAGTCCGTATTTCAAGGAGTACATATCGAGCACCTGCGAATAATCTGTCACCAGATTGTTACTGAGCAGGAACTGCTTCTCAAAGCCGATGTTCAGCAGGTTGCCGACAGACATAATCAGCAAAACGATAATGGTCGGCCTGATTCCCGGGAGTGTAATATGCCACATCTGGCGCAATCGGCTTGCTCCGTCCACACGGGCTGCTTCGTACAGCTCAGGGCCGATTCCCGCGATAGCGGCGAGATAAATAATTGCATTCCAGCCTGTTTCCTTCCAGACATCCGACAAGGTTACAATTCCCCAGAACAGATGCCCTTGTGCCATAAATTGTATCGGCTGATGAGTAAAGCCCAGTCCCATCAGCAGATCATTGATCAGACCGTTATCGGTAGACAGCATCTTGGTGACGATGCCTGCGGCCACGACCCATG
Encoded here:
- a CDS encoding ABC transporter permease, whose product is MKAATIIPDSTPVNREKPGKPPTSRKRFWRTFKNQKYLYLMSLPFVIWVFVFSYLPLWGWTMAFQKYKPARSFFEQEWVGFEHFKTLFHDDQFLLSLRNTLAMSTMGLIAGFVFPILFAILLNEVRISFFKRFAQTISYLPHFVSWVVAAGIVTKMLSTDNGLINDLLMGLGFTHQPIQFMAQGHLFWGIVTLSDVWKETGWNAIIYLAAIAGIGPELYEAARVDGASRLRQMWHITLPGIRPTIIVLLIMSVGNLLNIGFEKQFLLSNNLVTDYSQVLDMYSLKYGLGMARYSFGTAINIFNSVISVVLLFTINGIFKRTTKESLL